From the Amycolatopsis thermoflava N1165 genome, one window contains:
- a CDS encoding MaoC family dehydratase, with the protein MTIKPGWRGRFYEDFEVGDIYRHPLGRTITETDNTWFSLLTMNTAEVHFNAEAGRQSEFRRSLVNSALTLAIAAGQSVIDTSFNAVANLGWEHIRLTRPVFAGDTLWSESIVLSRRESASRPHAGIVTVRTRAVNQDGAEVLSFVRTFLVSKGDARRPNSFPAVREPLLPADQPAPADKSWRAR; encoded by the coding sequence ATGACGATAAAACCGGGTTGGCGCGGGCGCTTCTACGAAGATTTCGAGGTGGGGGACATATACCGGCATCCGCTGGGGCGGACGATCACGGAGACGGACAACACCTGGTTCAGTCTGCTCACGATGAACACGGCCGAGGTCCACTTCAACGCGGAAGCTGGGCGACAGTCGGAATTCCGACGGTCGCTGGTCAATTCCGCGCTGACTCTGGCGATTGCGGCCGGCCAGAGCGTCATCGACACATCGTTCAACGCTGTCGCCAACCTCGGTTGGGAGCACATTCGGCTTACGCGTCCGGTGTTCGCCGGGGACACGTTGTGGTCCGAATCGATCGTCCTGTCGCGGCGGGAATCTGCCAGTCGGCCGCATGCGGGCATCGTCACGGTCCGAACGAGGGCGGTCAACCAAGACGGCGCGGAGGTCCTCTCCTTCGTGCGCACGTTTCTCGTTTCCAAAGGTGACGCGCGTCGGCCGAATTCCTTTCCAGCGGTCAGAGAGCCGTTGCTCCCGGCTGATCAACCTGCGCCGGCGGACAAGTCGTGGCGCGCGCGATGA
- a CDS encoding HpcH/HpaI aldolase/citrate lyase family protein, with protein sequence MNELWSAVASARTLLFVGGDRPDRFAKAAVSGADHIVIDLEDAVGPEAKGDALNHAQAWLEAGGHAVIRINGRGTPWHEAELDVLSAGPVCVMVPKAQEPDDIDRVISRLAAGSCVVPLLETASGVLAAPSIARTKGVVRLAFGNGDLATQLGVSHTNREGLAWARSALALASAAAGLPGPVDGVTTALRDDSALFSDSRHAVELGFTGKLCIHPGQIPTVHSAFAPSTRDVEWAREILLISSGRAVAVVEGQFVDKPLLDRARQIIARATTCPPAQVDQPGATAL encoded by the coding sequence GTGAATGAGCTGTGGTCCGCCGTCGCCTCGGCGAGAACGTTGCTGTTCGTCGGGGGTGATCGACCGGACCGGTTCGCGAAAGCGGCCGTCAGCGGAGCCGATCACATCGTCATCGACCTCGAGGACGCGGTCGGTCCGGAGGCGAAGGGAGACGCGCTGAACCACGCACAGGCGTGGCTGGAGGCCGGCGGACATGCGGTCATCCGCATCAACGGCCGCGGCACTCCTTGGCACGAAGCCGAACTCGATGTCCTCTCAGCGGGGCCGGTCTGCGTCATGGTGCCGAAGGCGCAGGAGCCGGACGACATCGACCGCGTGATCTCTCGACTCGCCGCCGGCTCGTGCGTGGTTCCGCTCCTGGAAACCGCCTCGGGAGTCCTCGCTGCGCCAAGCATCGCCCGGACAAAGGGAGTGGTGCGACTCGCGTTCGGCAACGGTGATCTCGCCACTCAACTCGGCGTGAGCCACACGAACCGGGAAGGGCTGGCGTGGGCGCGGTCGGCTCTGGCGCTCGCTTCCGCGGCGGCCGGCTTGCCCGGGCCCGTCGACGGTGTGACCACCGCCCTTCGCGACGACTCCGCCCTTTTCTCGGACAGCCGGCACGCCGTCGAGCTCGGCTTCACCGGAAAACTGTGCATCCACCCTGGCCAGATCCCCACGGTCCACAGTGCCTTCGCACCGTCCACCCGTGATGTCGAGTGGGCGCGGGAGATTCTGCTGATCTCAAGCGGTCGTGCTGTCGCTGTCGTGGAAGGGCAGTTTGTCGACAAGCCGCTCCTGGATCGAGCCCGTCAGATCATCGCGCGCGCCACGACTTGTCCGCCGGCGCAGGTTGATCAGCCGGGAGCAACGGCTCTCTGA
- a CDS encoding CaiB/BaiF CoA transferase family protein, translated as MKPLADLRIIALEQYGAGPFGSLQLADLGADVIKIEDPGTGGDVGRQVPPFSDGENSLFFEANNRNKRSITLDLRVGEGREVFEDLVRHADAVFANLRGDVPAKLRIRYEDLAPINPRIVCCLLSGFGSSGPHAQEPAYDYVLQAYTGWMHLTGEPDGPPTKTGLSLVDFSGGLTAALSLLAAVHAARRDGVGMECDLSLYDTALAMLNYLGTWNLTAGYRPERTARSAHPSLVPFQLFAAQDGWLVMGCAKEKFWHRLVHAIERPDLADDPRFASFADRNAHRGELVAILDGILATRPVNEWLRVLKAAAVPCAPVNDVQQALDSEQTRARGMVVDFSHPAFGVVRSVNSAVRAGPVRTDHTRAPLRGEHTESVLRDVLGYEDHHLRRLHDAGALGKHGHRAN; from the coding sequence ATGAAGCCACTGGCCGACCTGCGGATCATCGCCTTGGAACAGTACGGTGCCGGTCCGTTCGGTTCGCTGCAGCTAGCCGATCTCGGGGCCGATGTCATCAAGATCGAAGACCCCGGCACCGGCGGTGATGTCGGCCGGCAGGTTCCACCGTTCTCCGACGGCGAGAACTCCCTGTTCTTCGAGGCCAACAACCGCAACAAGCGCAGCATCACTCTCGACCTTCGAGTGGGTGAGGGGCGAGAGGTCTTCGAGGATCTCGTTCGCCACGCGGACGCTGTTTTCGCCAATCTCCGGGGTGACGTGCCGGCGAAGCTGAGGATCCGATACGAGGACTTGGCCCCGATCAACCCGAGGATCGTCTGTTGCCTGCTGTCCGGGTTCGGATCGTCGGGCCCGCACGCCCAAGAACCCGCGTACGACTACGTGCTCCAGGCGTATACGGGCTGGATGCACCTGACCGGGGAGCCGGACGGCCCACCGACCAAGACCGGGCTGTCACTCGTCGATTTCAGCGGCGGCCTCACAGCGGCATTGTCACTCCTCGCCGCCGTTCACGCGGCGCGGCGGGACGGCGTGGGAATGGAATGTGACCTGAGCCTGTATGACACCGCTCTGGCCATGCTGAACTACCTGGGTACCTGGAACCTGACCGCTGGATACCGGCCCGAGAGGACAGCGAGGTCAGCACACCCGTCCCTGGTGCCGTTCCAGCTCTTCGCCGCCCAGGACGGCTGGCTCGTCATGGGGTGCGCGAAGGAGAAGTTCTGGCACCGGCTGGTGCACGCGATCGAGCGCCCGGACCTCGCGGACGACCCGCGGTTCGCCTCGTTCGCCGACCGCAACGCTCACCGGGGCGAGCTCGTCGCCATCCTCGATGGCATCCTGGCGACCCGGCCGGTCAACGAGTGGCTTCGCGTTCTCAAGGCGGCGGCGGTCCCCTGTGCGCCGGTGAACGACGTCCAGCAGGCACTGGACTCCGAGCAGACCCGGGCCCGTGGCATGGTCGTCGACTTCTCCCACCCGGCGTTCGGGGTCGTCCGTTCGGTCAACAGCGCGGTGCGTGCCGGTCCCGTACGCACGGACCACACACGCGCGCCGCTCCGAGGCGAGCACACGGAATCGGTACTGCGCGATGTCCTCGGTTACGAAGACCACCATCTCCGACGCCTGCACGACGCGGGCGCACTTGGCAAACACGGCCATCGAGCGAACTAG
- a CDS encoding MaoC family dehydratase yields the protein MNSKLGWQGRHYEDFDIGDTYRHPLGRTVSEVDNTWFTLLTMNTAEDHFNAEVGRTSEFGRSLVNSTLTLAIVVGQSVIDTTWNGLANLGWEEVRLTHPVFAGDTLWAESLVVDKRESASRPHAGIVRIKTRGLNQHGDEVISFLRSFMVYKQGHAPKRSTFPTAKIPLTAPATEGAA from the coding sequence GTGAACAGCAAGCTCGGGTGGCAGGGTCGCCATTACGAGGATTTCGACATCGGGGACACCTACCGTCACCCGCTCGGCCGCACAGTTTCCGAGGTGGACAACACCTGGTTCACACTGCTGACGATGAACACCGCCGAGGACCACTTCAACGCCGAGGTCGGACGAACTTCGGAATTCGGTCGCTCATTGGTGAACTCCACGCTCACACTGGCCATCGTGGTGGGCCAGAGCGTCATCGACACGACGTGGAACGGCCTGGCCAACCTCGGCTGGGAGGAGGTCCGTCTGACTCATCCGGTCTTCGCCGGTGACACGCTCTGGGCGGAATCGCTGGTCGTGGACAAGCGGGAATCGGCGAGCCGGCCCCACGCGGGCATCGTCCGGATCAAGACCCGCGGCCTGAACCAGCATGGGGACGAAGTCATTTCGTTCCTCCGCTCCTTCATGGTCTACAAGCAAGGACACGCACCCAAGCGATCCACCTTCCCCACTGCCAAGATCCCATTGACGGCGCCGGCGACTGAAGGTGCGGCATGA
- a CDS encoding FadR/GntR family transcriptional regulator: protein MTAYDELAEHIRHQILTGELKPGDRLPPDSEISEHYRVSRGTAREAQRVLASQGWLKIKRGLGGGVFVVLPGPPQIADSLQTGLLTLLRSDQIAPAAFSRARRLLEVPAAGFAAVHRDANDIVEIKATLAENGGRGPTAAARFHVALLHAAHDPLIETLGAPVLNLALEHDRQRDLPAHIQSRIDEQHQEILGYVEVQDQAGARESTRAHLAYLEAVLEHDHPV from the coding sequence TTGACCGCCTACGATGAACTTGCCGAGCACATTCGTCACCAGATCCTGACGGGCGAGCTGAAGCCGGGCGATCGCCTCCCGCCGGACTCCGAGATCTCGGAGCATTACCGCGTCAGCAGAGGGACCGCCCGCGAAGCTCAGCGCGTGCTGGCCAGCCAGGGCTGGCTCAAGATCAAACGCGGTCTCGGGGGAGGCGTCTTCGTGGTTCTCCCGGGACCGCCGCAGATCGCCGACTCGTTGCAGACCGGCCTGCTCACCCTGCTCAGAAGCGATCAGATCGCGCCGGCGGCGTTCTCTCGCGCACGGCGCCTCCTCGAAGTGCCGGCCGCCGGGTTCGCGGCTGTGCACCGGGACGCGAACGACATCGTCGAGATCAAGGCCACACTCGCCGAAAACGGGGGTCGCGGCCCGACCGCGGCCGCCCGGTTCCACGTCGCCCTGCTGCATGCCGCACACGACCCACTGATCGAGACACTCGGCGCGCCAGTGCTCAACCTGGCGCTCGAACACGACCGACAGCGCGACCTTCCGGCGCACATACAGAGCCGGATCGACGAGCAGCATCAGGAAATCCTGGGATATGTGGAAGTGCAGGACCAGGCCGGCGCACGCGAATCCACGCGGGCACACCTTGCGTACCTGGAAGCGGTTCTCGAACACGACCACCCCGTTTAG
- a CDS encoding AraC family transcriptional regulator: MGEPAGAQPFDASQRVSFSDLDQMREAVTRSLGPHRVTLVGRTKNVSAHFWTKRMRDIVVNDLSYGTEVDIDAGHLDSFFAVVIPLSGVSVIRNGRQQVRLQPGHAAVAAPTEYSKQRLTEGCRQNVVRIEQPVLEAHLRDLLGHPLPVPLSFRLGFEVASGSGKAFAEDLALVARRLVNDPAAYESPYATSSTEQNLMTRLLLTATHNYSDQLHGEPPKSISGRLVTAVVEIVRAHPEWNHTSRSLARAQGVSVRTLERAFRRDMGIGPMAYLRGVRLERARSALRAAAPTEVSVGAIAREWGFVSRSRFAADYRERYGELPSQTLRK, translated from the coding sequence ATGGGCGAGCCAGCAGGGGCGCAGCCATTCGATGCAAGTCAGCGGGTCTCGTTTTCCGACCTGGATCAGATGCGCGAGGCCGTAACTCGTTCCTTGGGGCCACATCGAGTGACGCTGGTCGGGCGCACAAAAAATGTCTCAGCTCATTTCTGGACCAAACGCATGCGGGATATCGTGGTCAATGATCTCTCGTACGGAACTGAAGTCGATATCGACGCCGGCCACCTCGATTCGTTTTTCGCTGTTGTCATTCCACTTTCCGGTGTGAGCGTCATCCGAAATGGGCGCCAGCAAGTGCGCTTGCAGCCGGGTCACGCCGCTGTCGCGGCCCCCACCGAATATTCGAAACAGCGCTTGACCGAAGGATGCAGGCAGAACGTGGTTCGGATAGAACAGCCGGTGCTGGAGGCTCACCTACGAGATCTGCTCGGGCATCCCCTGCCGGTACCGCTGAGTTTCCGGCTCGGCTTCGAAGTCGCATCCGGAAGCGGCAAGGCGTTTGCCGAAGACCTCGCCCTGGTGGCCCGCAGGTTGGTGAACGATCCCGCGGCGTACGAATCCCCTTACGCAACCAGCAGCACCGAGCAGAATCTGATGACCCGCTTGCTTCTCACGGCAACCCACAACTACAGCGACCAGTTGCACGGTGAACCGCCGAAGTCGATTTCGGGCCGTCTCGTCACTGCCGTGGTCGAAATCGTCCGAGCACACCCGGAATGGAACCACACGTCACGAAGCCTTGCCCGCGCGCAGGGCGTCAGTGTGCGGACGCTCGAACGGGCATTCAGGCGCGACATGGGAATCGGGCCGATGGCCTACCTCCGCGGGGTCAGGCTGGAGCGGGCGAGGAGCGCGCTCCGGGCAGCCGCACCGACCGAGGTGTCGGTGGGCGCCATTGCCCGGGAATGGGGTTTCGTCAGCCGCAGCCGATTCGCCGCGGACTACCGCGAACGGTACGGCGAACTCCCTTCTCAAACCCTCCGGAAATGA
- a CDS encoding FadR/GntR family transcriptional regulator: MPDNRRGVTTAGRRLEEELRQQILTGVLSPGDRLPSEPELSSHYQVSRNTAREALRALSSQGLLVVKRGIGGGIFVAVPEAEHVSSTLLASLTLRAQSADLSVAALVEVRELLEVPAAELAALRRTDEDLEEVRRALFTSREVDPKTVFASTRAFHLAILKAAHNPLLEILAGPVFQVLNDRFVREKTPASVWHDIDQEHREILGYLEARDQVGAREATRAHLRAARSLYTHMQSRSTAPTQQ, from the coding sequence ATGCCAGACAACCGCAGGGGCGTGACTACAGCGGGCCGGCGACTCGAGGAGGAACTGCGGCAGCAGATCCTGACCGGGGTCCTGAGTCCCGGCGACCGGCTCCCCAGCGAGCCGGAGCTGTCGTCCCACTACCAGGTGAGCAGGAACACTGCGCGGGAAGCACTCCGCGCGCTGTCCAGCCAGGGACTACTGGTGGTCAAGCGCGGCATCGGAGGAGGCATCTTCGTCGCGGTGCCCGAGGCCGAGCACGTGAGCAGCACGCTGCTGGCCAGCCTCACCCTGCGCGCGCAGAGCGCGGATCTGTCCGTCGCCGCGTTGGTCGAGGTGCGGGAACTGCTCGAGGTTCCGGCAGCGGAATTGGCCGCGCTGCGCCGGACCGATGAGGACCTCGAGGAGGTCCGGCGCGCCCTGTTCACCTCCCGCGAGGTCGACCCGAAGACCGTCTTCGCCAGCACTCGAGCGTTCCATTTGGCGATCTTGAAAGCAGCACACAACCCGCTGCTCGAGATCCTTGCCGGACCCGTATTTCAGGTGCTCAACGATCGGTTCGTGAGAGAGAAGACGCCGGCCTCGGTCTGGCATGACATCGACCAGGAGCACCGCGAAATTCTGGGCTACCTGGAAGCGCGCGACCAGGTAGGGGCGCGGGAGGCAACACGAGCCCACCTGCGTGCCGCTCGCAGTCTCTACACCCATATGCAATCCAGGTCGACTGCACCTACTCAACAGTAA
- a CDS encoding MFS transporter produces MDALDSGGSPPAAANTISAATLAARFERLPFTRYQRKLGFILATCFVIDLLDISLLSYLLAPISLDLQLSKGAAGLVGAAGFAGMGIGATIAGVLADRFGRRRILVHSMLLWGAATLLAAFAWDFWSFLTFRFITGIGLGAELPAALSLLAEFMPANRRASLTGWMQVGGAAAGVAFGALSLLAVSFAVAGWRGMFVLIAVSAVFALYVRRGLPESPRWYQSRGYAAQADIEMRKIEAAVETAQGRALPPATVTDVTEVKEHRGSLRELVSRRYLRRTLLAWALWLIVLIGYYGITVWVGKLLVDRGMSISKSIAATLLMQAGAIPGAWLAGYTLERVGRKAVMVAALGLVGVTAWWYGHASSFGMVVVAGATMQFSLVAVATALYAYTPELFPTRARATGMGTASTVGRVSAITGPLIVPPMVLAWGNAGTFTAFAACFGLGAIIVLVFGPETKARVLEHISS; encoded by the coding sequence GTGGATGCCCTGGATTCCGGCGGATCGCCTCCGGCGGCCGCGAACACGATATCGGCGGCGACGCTGGCAGCGAGATTCGAACGGCTGCCCTTCACTCGCTACCAGCGCAAACTGGGCTTTATCCTCGCCACCTGTTTTGTGATCGACCTGTTGGACATCTCGCTCCTGTCGTACCTGCTCGCGCCCATTTCACTGGACCTCCAGCTTTCGAAGGGAGCCGCCGGACTAGTCGGTGCCGCGGGATTCGCCGGTATGGGCATCGGCGCGACGATCGCGGGAGTGCTGGCCGACCGCTTCGGCCGTCGTCGGATACTCGTACACAGCATGCTGCTGTGGGGCGCGGCGACTTTGCTCGCGGCGTTCGCGTGGGATTTCTGGTCGTTCCTGACTTTCCGTTTCATCACTGGCATCGGATTGGGCGCCGAACTGCCGGCGGCGCTGTCGCTGCTGGCCGAGTTCATGCCCGCGAACCGGCGCGCGAGCCTTACCGGGTGGATGCAGGTGGGCGGAGCGGCCGCGGGGGTCGCGTTCGGCGCGTTGTCCTTGTTGGCCGTCTCTTTCGCGGTCGCCGGCTGGCGCGGCATGTTCGTCCTGATCGCGGTCAGTGCCGTGTTCGCCCTCTACGTGCGCCGAGGACTTCCGGAGTCACCTCGCTGGTACCAGTCGCGAGGTTATGCCGCGCAAGCTGACATAGAGATGCGCAAGATCGAGGCGGCGGTCGAGACGGCCCAGGGTCGTGCACTGCCCCCCGCAACCGTCACGGACGTCACCGAGGTGAAAGAGCACCGAGGTTCGCTACGCGAACTGGTTTCCCGTCGGTATCTGCGCCGTACGTTGCTGGCCTGGGCCCTGTGGCTGATCGTGCTGATCGGCTACTACGGAATCACCGTGTGGGTGGGCAAGCTCCTGGTCGACCGCGGGATGTCGATCTCCAAGTCGATCGCGGCTACCCTGTTGATGCAGGCGGGAGCGATCCCGGGGGCCTGGCTTGCCGGCTACACGCTGGAACGTGTTGGTCGCAAGGCCGTCATGGTCGCCGCGCTCGGTCTCGTCGGTGTCACCGCTTGGTGGTATGGCCACGCTTCGTCGTTCGGGATGGTCGTCGTCGCGGGGGCGACCATGCAGTTCAGCCTCGTCGCAGTCGCCACGGCGCTGTATGCGTACACGCCTGAACTGTTCCCGACGCGGGCGAGAGCCACTGGTATGGGCACTGCCTCGACCGTGGGGCGCGTTTCGGCGATCACCGGGCCGCTCATAGTGCCCCCGATGGTGCTCGCCTGGGGGAACGCGGGGACCTTCACCGCTTTCGCCGCCTGTTTCGGCTTGGGCGCGATCATCGTGCTGGTGTTCGGACCGGAAACGAAGGCGCGGGTCCTCGAACACATCTCCAGTTGA
- a CDS encoding alpha/beta fold hydrolase, whose product MTTQLGVSSWSLTRTDHDVNGLFVRETRPEAQIGITVPVLLLHGGMHGWWTWERWQSYLGRVGWQTFAMSLPGHTDSAPLPEERLLKLRIADYADAVEEVLDFIGTPAVLVAHSMGGCVAQQVAQRRKLAALVLVTSVGPGRAAPIRPDLPTNTPFVLDREQARKLFFHQVDDDTFEHVFRRLVPESPAALNDYARGGVVSNPDIGCPVLIFEAEHDRPVITQHCRDAADFYHATLIRALDSGHDLMLEAHAEQNAAALHAWLVAHVANCLPAIRTIS is encoded by the coding sequence TTGACCACGCAGCTTGGTGTCTCGAGCTGGTCCCTGACCCGGACCGACCACGATGTGAATGGACTCTTCGTCCGTGAAACCCGTCCCGAGGCACAGATCGGCATCACTGTCCCTGTGCTATTGCTGCACGGGGGAATGCACGGTTGGTGGACCTGGGAGCGGTGGCAGAGCTATCTCGGCCGCGTCGGATGGCAGACATTCGCGATGTCGTTACCGGGTCACACCGACTCCGCCCCTCTGCCTGAGGAGCGGTTGTTGAAGTTGAGGATCGCTGACTACGCCGACGCGGTGGAGGAGGTTCTCGATTTCATTGGGACACCGGCGGTCCTCGTGGCGCATAGCATGGGCGGCTGCGTGGCGCAACAGGTCGCGCAACGGCGCAAGCTCGCCGCCCTTGTGCTCGTGACCAGCGTCGGTCCCGGGCGCGCGGCACCCATCCGCCCCGACCTCCCGACCAACACTCCATTCGTACTCGACCGCGAGCAGGCGCGGAAACTGTTCTTCCACCAGGTCGACGACGACACGTTCGAGCACGTCTTCCGTCGGCTGGTTCCGGAATCTCCTGCAGCGCTCAACGATTACGCCCGCGGGGGAGTCGTCAGCAACCCCGACATCGGTTGTCCAGTCCTGATTTTCGAAGCGGAACACGACCGCCCCGTGATCACTCAGCACTGCCGGGATGCCGCCGACTTCTACCATGCCACATTGATCCGCGCCCTGGACAGCGGCCACGACCTCATGCTGGAAGCCCACGCAGAGCAGAACGCCGCTGCCTTGCACGCCTGGCTGGTGGCCCACGTCGCCAACTGTCTCCCCGCGATCCGGACGATCTCCTGA
- a CDS encoding alpha/beta hydrolase, with translation MKRRALNRALALVALTATATATAVTIRHSNAVADAASATRDAVPNLAAPYSGWNVSLAPKPDEPGALSLAYDSPALGRRTVNAVYLPTSYRASGPAAPVLYFLHGTVVPALDDRLYDPATCVESLLCMISGGGGNKQTLLQGFATQRDRANFVVVAPDTHPETNWCETCPWIDGRPDVVPNLHPMTAETVPAETVLYTEIIPLVEHVFNVRRDRGGRGISGFSLGALGALIQGFRHPDRFAYVASISGAYDIVDEPVMSNTLSALGDFRDQGYGTPQTDQLMWRNFNPRDLVGNFAGSGAQLMLSAGDICLPPTDAAGAADCAKYPPLLHPAATTVEIMVRRNTDLSVKQLTDAGVHATQVRFSGVHGANNHRVYADVIVPQANRVFANSVRTPSTFSYRTVDSRFSIWGYDVSLDRERPEFFALEKASITGGSFTLEGSGTATVTTPPSFKPGGAYQVIYQSSLGAPPRSLVTADQSGRLTVPVALGTSKETSQVQIIPA, from the coding sequence ATGAAGAGGCGTGCGCTCAATCGCGCCCTCGCTCTGGTGGCTCTCACCGCAACGGCAACCGCGACCGCCGTGACCATCCGGCACAGCAACGCAGTCGCCGACGCCGCCTCTGCCACGCGCGATGCCGTTCCGAATCTGGCTGCGCCGTACTCGGGCTGGAACGTTTCGCTTGCTCCGAAGCCGGACGAACCCGGCGCGCTGTCACTCGCCTATGACAGCCCGGCACTCGGACGGCGGACGGTGAACGCGGTGTACTTGCCCACCAGCTACCGCGCCAGTGGGCCCGCGGCTCCAGTCCTGTATTTTCTGCACGGAACAGTTGTCCCCGCGCTGGACGACAGGCTGTACGACCCGGCCACCTGTGTGGAGTCGCTCCTGTGCATGATCTCCGGTGGGGGCGGGAACAAGCAGACCTTGTTGCAGGGCTTCGCCACCCAGCGCGACAGGGCGAACTTCGTCGTGGTGGCTCCCGACACCCATCCGGAGACGAACTGGTGCGAGACCTGTCCGTGGATCGACGGACGTCCTGACGTCGTTCCGAACCTCCATCCGATGACCGCCGAGACCGTGCCTGCGGAGACGGTTCTTTACACCGAGATCATCCCTCTCGTCGAGCATGTCTTCAATGTGCGGCGCGATCGTGGCGGGCGGGGCATCAGCGGCTTCTCTCTCGGCGCCTTGGGGGCCCTGATCCAGGGATTTCGTCATCCCGACCGCTTCGCTTACGTCGCTTCGATCAGTGGGGCTTACGACATCGTTGACGAGCCCGTGATGAGCAACACCCTGAGCGCTCTCGGTGACTTCCGCGATCAAGGGTACGGCACGCCGCAAACGGACCAGCTGATGTGGCGCAACTTCAACCCGCGTGATCTCGTCGGCAATTTCGCCGGATCGGGCGCCCAGCTCATGCTCAGCGCCGGCGACATCTGCCTGCCCCCGACCGACGCCGCCGGCGCGGCGGATTGCGCGAAGTATCCCCCGTTACTCCACCCGGCCGCGACCACGGTCGAGATCATGGTGCGCCGGAACACCGATCTGTCGGTGAAGCAGTTGACTGACGCGGGTGTACATGCCACACAGGTGCGCTTTTCCGGCGTCCATGGTGCGAACAATCACCGGGTGTACGCAGATGTCATCGTGCCTCAGGCGAACCGGGTGTTCGCGAATTCGGTGCGCACCCCATCGACGTTCTCCTACCGGACAGTGGACAGCCGGTTCAGCATCTGGGGATACGACGTGAGCCTGGACCGTGAGCGGCCCGAATTCTTCGCACTCGAGAAGGCGTCGATCACCGGCGGCTCCTTCACCCTGGAGGGCAGCGGGACGGCCACCGTCACCACGCCGCCGTCGTTCAAGCCCGGTGGCGCTTATCAGGTGATCTACCAGAGTTCCCTCGGCGCCCCGCCGCGCAGCCTCGTGACCGCGGATCAGTCCGGCCGCCTCACGGTCCCGGTCGCACTGGGCACGAGTAAGGAGACAAGTCAGGTTCAGATCATCCCCGCCTGA
- the metK gene encoding methionine adenosyltransferase, which translates to MFTSESVTEGHPDKMCDAISDSILDVLLSKDPRSRVAVETLITTGQVHVAGEVTSEAYAEIPAIVREKILDIGYDSSAKGFDGRSCGVNVAIDAQSPDIARGVDFSYESRDAALPDELDRQGAGDQGLMFGYACRETPELMPLPIALAHRLAQRLTRVRKDGTMPYLRPDGKTQVTIEYDGDRAVRLDSLVISAQHADGIDLESMLRVDILEHVVEPELRRLELETADVRLLVNPTGRFVIGGPMGDAGLTGRKIIVDTYGGMARHGGGAFSGKDPSKVDRSAAYAMRWVAKNVAAAGLADRVEVQVAYAIGKSAPVGLFLETFGTETVAPSKIQSAVLEVFDLRPAAIIRNLDLLRPIYAPTSAFGHFGRPELDLPWEKTDHAGVLAALAS; encoded by the coding sequence CTGTTCACATCGGAGTCGGTGACCGAGGGACATCCGGACAAGATGTGCGACGCTATCAGTGACTCGATCCTGGACGTCCTGCTCTCGAAAGACCCCCGCAGCCGGGTCGCAGTGGAGACGCTGATCACCACCGGGCAGGTACACGTGGCTGGTGAGGTCACGAGTGAGGCGTATGCCGAAATCCCCGCGATCGTCCGCGAGAAGATACTGGACATCGGCTACGACTCCTCAGCCAAAGGATTCGACGGCCGATCGTGCGGCGTCAACGTCGCGATAGATGCTCAGTCACCAGACATCGCACGAGGAGTGGATTTCTCGTACGAGTCGCGCGACGCGGCCCTGCCGGACGAACTCGACCGGCAGGGTGCCGGTGATCAGGGCCTGATGTTCGGCTACGCGTGCCGGGAGACCCCGGAGCTGATGCCGTTGCCCATCGCGCTGGCTCACCGGCTTGCCCAGCGGCTGACCCGCGTGCGCAAGGACGGCACGATGCCCTATCTTCGACCGGACGGCAAGACACAGGTGACCATCGAGTACGACGGCGATCGTGCGGTCCGGCTGGACTCGCTGGTCATCTCGGCGCAGCATGCGGACGGAATCGACCTGGAGTCGATGCTCCGTGTGGACATCCTCGAGCACGTCGTGGAACCAGAGCTGCGGAGGCTGGAGCTGGAGACCGCGGATGTGCGGCTGCTCGTGAACCCCACTGGCCGGTTCGTGATCGGTGGTCCGATGGGTGATGCCGGCCTCACAGGACGCAAGATCATCGTCGACACCTACGGGGGCATGGCCCGCCACGGGGGTGGAGCGTTCTCTGGCAAGGACCCGTCGAAAGTGGACCGGTCCGCCGCGTACGCCATGCGATGGGTCGCGAAGAACGTGGCTGCGGCTGGGCTTGCCGACCGCGTCGAGGTCCAGGTCGCGTACGCGATCGGCAAATCCGCACCGGTGGGCTTGTTCCTGGAGACCTTTGGCACCGAGACCGTGGCGCCCTCGAAGATCCAGAGCGCCGTCTTGGAGGTCTTCGACCTGCGCCCGGCGGCCATCATCAGGAACCTCGACCTGCTGCGCCCGATCTATGCGCCGACCTCGGCCTTCGGCCATTTCGGCCGTCCGGAACTGGACCTTCCGTGGGAGAAGACCGACCACGCCGGTGTCCTGGCCGCTCTCGCCTCATGA